GGCCTGCGGTGTTTAGTGGAAGCAGTCTTGCACCCTTGGCGATCGCGTCTGGCTGGTCTCTATGCAGCTGAAGTTGATACCAGCGGTCCCACGATTCAGGTCTATTCACACTTCGAATCTGACCAAGAGTTAGTCGCCAAAGTCCAAGTTCTTGATAAGGTCGGGGCTTCTCAGGCGATCGCGATCGGTGACTCGATCACCGACGTGAATTTAGGCATGGCTGCCGATTTGGTGTTTGCGCGTCCTCACCTTGCAGACTATTTGCGCGATCGCAACAAGGCTTCAATCCCGTGGGATACCTTCCACGATGTTCGTCAGGAGCTGCAGCGCCACTGGTCACACTAGCGGGGCTTGCAGTACTGATTGAGTAGCCGTTGCACCTCTGTGAGGCGATCGCTGCGGGCTTGGACTGCGTAGGCTTCGGCTTCAAGCTGTTGACGGCGAGGGTCGCGGTAGCGCAAAAAGGCTCGTCGCACTTGGGGTGGCGGATCGTAGGGTAGCCCCAGCACCCGCAGCTGAGTGCGACCCGCACAAAACTGAGCTGCATGAACAGCTTCGTGGACTAGGGTCGCTTCAGCAATTCCCAGTTCAAAGACGACGGGATTGATTACAATCAGGCGTTCAGCTGGTGCTAGGTAGCCGTAGAGTCCATCTTGTCTAGGGCGTTGTAGGCGCACTTGAAAGCCAAAGCGAGTCAGAGATTGGACTAGGGGTTGAAGGCTAGCGGGCCAAGGTAACGCGATCGCGGGCTGAGGCAGCAACGAGAGTCCTGCGATCGCGATCGCCAGCTTCAGGTTTGCAAGTCGTCCCATGCAGATTCCTGCTGCGCCTCACTCGCTGGCAGACTAGCGCATCCCGGGCAGAAAACCGGTCGTCAACCGTCGAATTACCCGCGTGGCAATATCGCTGTAATCCAGCTCACCCACAAGGATTTGTGCCATCCTCTGGGGTGCCGTTGGGCGCTTAATCCCGATTTGATAGCCGAGATTAGGAACGCGATAGAAGACGCTGGAAATCCGTTTCGCCCAAGCCATACTGTCGCCCCACTCCTGCTGGATGGTGCGGCTATAGCCAGCCAGTGCCTTGCTCTCACCCGCGATCGCGCGATCGATAGCCTCAGCTGCCCGCATACCACTGAGCAGTGCCGGACGAATCCCTTCAGCTGTGAAGGGATCAGTCAGAGATGCTGCTTCGCCCACGAGCAGAGCA
The sequence above is a segment of the Synechococcus elongatus PCC 11801 genome. Coding sequences within it:
- a CDS encoding HAD-IB family phosphatase, whose translation is MSDRAPEQAVFCDFDGTITTEDTFIRVLEAFAPEAWAAVCEDLFAFRISLRQSIRQVMATIPCDRLPEMQSLVATYPVRPGFVELLDELEARSIPFYVVSGGLRCLVEAVLHPWRSRLAGLYAAEVDTSGPTIQVYSHFESDQELVAKVQVLDKVGASQAIAIGDSITDVNLGMAADLVFARPHLADYLRDRNKASIPWDTFHDVRQELQRHWSH